In Streptomyces longhuiensis, the following proteins share a genomic window:
- a CDS encoding restriction endonuclease, giving the protein MSNTEQHEELSPDRLPFDSVFSTVFNGWAFDRRAADGTCGPADSDAVRLIWLKNIGRDGVIAEPDPEVDDWRKDAPERFHLRAGDILLSSVISGRPKAALVQESDLPAVAVRSLFVLRPAKSLSPEHARLILAFLRSDTVGDLAAGSSGQQHLRLSQLKALDLPNEDQALSAALADLAAAGQRLRAMAAEAGALAESVFDRSGSPEEARRLIITTGQLTRLRSVAAAQLDDPDFIVRTRYPYPIALRWRNVEAQRSAEGQDDAQAKEYAAVLKAAETLLGYSALLTTALAHEAGITCKAIRAFKTKIATGPGGPGFGDWQRILQQIATAEGMSRLPLEHPLHELAVFLADDEAEAACRSLGTKRNSRAHGREDLPAVSAAKLKEAQDGLRFLLDRARFLADLQLLDVTKVVWDPHEQSDTVTFRRLMGDHPIVPTENLRYAGPERIGHILYLADRDQGLHPLSPFLTCEKCKGCAALSLFHADKEEGVLLQTSLDHGHFYPYEGDERALRAVGLQ; this is encoded by the coding sequence TTGTCCAACACTGAGCAGCACGAAGAGTTGTCGCCGGACCGCCTGCCGTTCGATTCGGTGTTCAGTACGGTCTTCAACGGATGGGCATTTGACCGTCGGGCCGCAGACGGCACCTGCGGCCCGGCCGACTCGGACGCTGTCCGCCTCATCTGGCTGAAAAACATTGGGCGAGATGGTGTTATCGCGGAACCGGATCCGGAAGTCGACGACTGGCGTAAGGATGCGCCGGAGCGCTTTCATCTCCGCGCCGGCGACATCTTGCTGTCCTCGGTGATCTCCGGTCGGCCGAAGGCTGCTCTAGTACAGGAATCCGATCTACCGGCCGTTGCTGTGCGTAGTCTCTTCGTGCTCCGCCCGGCCAAGTCCTTGTCGCCGGAGCACGCCCGTCTGATCCTCGCGTTCCTGCGCTCCGATACCGTCGGAGATCTCGCAGCCGGATCATCAGGGCAACAGCACCTTAGGCTCTCCCAGCTCAAGGCGCTGGACCTACCAAATGAAGACCAAGCGCTGTCCGCAGCTCTGGCCGATCTCGCAGCCGCTGGACAGCGGCTGCGTGCAATGGCGGCCGAAGCCGGCGCGCTCGCGGAGTCGGTCTTCGATAGGAGCGGGAGCCCGGAGGAGGCCAGGCGGCTCATCATCACTACCGGCCAGCTCACCCGACTCCGATCTGTGGCTGCTGCCCAACTCGACGATCCGGACTTCATCGTCCGCACGCGATACCCCTATCCGATCGCTCTGCGTTGGCGGAATGTCGAGGCGCAGAGGAGCGCGGAAGGCCAGGACGATGCCCAGGCGAAGGAGTACGCGGCCGTCCTCAAGGCCGCGGAGACCCTGCTTGGATACAGCGCGCTTCTCACGACCGCTCTGGCGCACGAGGCTGGCATCACCTGCAAAGCCATCAGAGCGTTCAAAACGAAGATCGCAACCGGGCCTGGCGGCCCGGGCTTCGGAGACTGGCAGCGCATACTCCAGCAGATTGCAACAGCGGAGGGAATGTCCCGCCTTCCCCTTGAGCACCCCCTTCATGAGCTCGCAGTCTTCCTTGCGGATGACGAGGCCGAGGCAGCGTGTCGAAGCCTCGGCACCAAGCGCAACAGCAGGGCCCACGGGCGTGAAGACCTCCCCGCTGTCTCGGCCGCTAAGTTGAAGGAGGCTCAAGACGGCCTGCGCTTCCTCCTCGACCGAGCACGGTTCCTCGCTGACCTGCAGCTGCTCGATGTGACCAAGGTGGTCTGGGATCCCCACGAGCAGTCGGACACCGTCACCTTTCGGCGGCTGATGGGCGACCACCCGATCGTTCCCACGGAGAACCTGCGTTACGCAGGACCGGAACGCATCGGCCACATCCTGTACCTGGCTGACCGCGACCAAGGACTCCACCCGCTGAGCCCGTTCCTAACCTGCGAGAAGTGCAAGGGCTGCGCCGCTCTTTCGCTGTTTCATGCCGACAAGGAAGAGGGGGTCCTGCTCCAGACGAGCCTCGACCACGGCCACTTCTACCCGTATGAGGGGGACGAGCGTGCGCTCCGAGCAGTCGGGCTCCAGTAG